A window from Thiomonas sp. FB-Cd encodes these proteins:
- a CDS encoding PQQ-binding-like beta-propeller repeat protein, producing the protein MPHSRYATCTMLTAALVCAQAAWAAETPATWPMYALQPGHNATFASGFPAEHWTFDTPGAAAARAAVKSNTTIRDLVGWPIGVAVAGGAVYAPNDNGWLYKLDARSGRLQWSFDAYNQLMTTPVVASAGGRQLVYVGAGNSVFAYSHAKRFGVRDAGVVRGTDVSAIDAVDAATGKLVWSYPTRGEDMPSAVLAHGLLIFGNGDGHVYALDAATGALKWKTSIGSFVSMSSATYDPKRNVVMMGGTHPSDIYAVDAATGKRLWTVRPAHIFSSSGGDGTWAVAGAVAVGQIETRSRGQHGVSGSEELGIEIATGKLLWSTLLGTGKTPPRNKDAVPAVDAGIVYTGSPVTHAEYAIDSRSGRILWHSRLGPGMKAAPTIVGDKLIQPTGSGKIFTLDRHDGAITHVYDAGLGGYGPQNGVAVGGTYFIGTNAGYLQAIPLSDLGATG; encoded by the coding sequence ATGCCCCATTCCCGTTACGCCACATGCACGATGCTCACCGCAGCCCTCGTGTGCGCCCAGGCCGCGTGGGCCGCCGAAACGCCTGCGACTTGGCCTATGTACGCACTGCAGCCCGGCCACAACGCAACCTTCGCGTCGGGATTTCCCGCCGAGCACTGGACCTTCGACACGCCCGGGGCCGCCGCGGCACGCGCCGCGGTGAAGAGCAACACGACCATCCGCGACCTCGTCGGCTGGCCGATTGGCGTCGCCGTCGCCGGCGGCGCGGTGTACGCGCCGAACGACAACGGCTGGCTCTACAAGCTCGACGCGCGCAGCGGCCGGTTGCAGTGGTCCTTCGACGCCTACAACCAGCTGATGACCACGCCGGTGGTCGCCAGCGCTGGCGGCCGCCAGCTGGTGTACGTCGGCGCCGGCAACTCGGTGTTCGCGTACAGCCACGCCAAGCGCTTCGGCGTGCGCGACGCCGGCGTGGTCCGCGGCACCGACGTCTCGGCCATCGATGCCGTTGACGCCGCCACCGGCAAGCTGGTGTGGAGCTACCCGACCCGCGGCGAAGACATGCCTTCGGCGGTGCTCGCGCACGGACTGCTGATCTTCGGCAACGGCGATGGCCACGTGTATGCGCTCGATGCCGCCACCGGTGCGCTGAAGTGGAAGACCTCCATCGGCTCCTTCGTCAGCATGTCCTCCGCCACCTACGACCCGAAGCGCAACGTGGTGATGATGGGGGGGACCCATCCCAGCGACATCTATGCTGTCGATGCTGCCACCGGCAAGCGACTGTGGACCGTGCGCCCGGCGCACATCTTCTCGAGCAGCGGCGGCGACGGCACCTGGGCGGTCGCCGGTGCGGTCGCGGTGGGCCAGATCGAGACACGCAGCCGCGGCCAGCACGGCGTCTCCGGATCCGAGGAACTCGGCATTGAGATAGCCACCGGCAAGCTGCTGTGGAGCACGCTGCTGGGCACGGGCAAGACCCCGCCGCGCAACAAGGACGCTGTGCCCGCGGTCGACGCCGGAATCGTCTACACCGGTAGCCCGGTCACGCATGCCGAGTACGCGATCGACTCGCGCAGCGGCAGGATCCTCTGGCACTCCAGGCTCGGGCCGGGGATGAAGGCGGCGCCGACCATCGTCGGCGACAAGCTCATCCAACCGACGGGGAGCGGCAAGATCTTCACGCTGGATCGCCACGACGGCGCGATCACCCACGTCTACGACGCTGGCCTGGGAGGCTACGGCCCGCAGAACGGCGTGGCCGTCGGCGGCACCTACTTTATCGGCACCAACGCCGGCTACCTGCAGGCGATCCCGCTGTCCGATCTCGGCGCCACAGGCTGA
- a CDS encoding dynamin family protein, whose product MNDARRTELLSVLRQIDEVLAGVCSRLGPGARDRLFPPCSPDAAPVQERLVADHVRDLRAVVRASLKRLSISAPHATLGSLRSARVGLIDAQRALDGLDPFRFAARGEVADDEARELRALVSDLAARLDAMDAYLAQGGNAVRSARLMREGQLLAMGALFAEIERIVDTYDLVVLRRPVAMLGTRLDVPILQVAAFGRVKAGKSELLNRILGQPVLPVGVTPITAVPVRIVYGASPIGQAEFADALIESFDLGRIAEFVSAQQNLGNARHATCLEIRLPVDLLSGDIALVDIPGVDHPETLSGGDTMASIERCDIGLVCRVVHGGGVACDERKPRWTTRGAPGTSILCGLFFGRQVGKVVRIRRGILQA is encoded by the coding sequence ATGAACGACGCCCGTCGCACCGAGTTGCTTTCCGTCCTCCGGCAGATCGACGAGGTCCTGGCCGGGGTGTGCAGTCGCCTGGGCCCAGGAGCGAGAGACCGGCTGTTTCCACCCTGCAGCCCGGATGCGGCTCCGGTCCAGGAGCGGCTGGTGGCAGACCATGTCCGCGACCTGCGCGCAGTCGTGCGGGCGTCGCTCAAGCGCCTGAGTATCTCCGCCCCGCATGCCACGTTGGGTTCGCTGCGATCCGCACGAGTAGGGCTGATCGATGCGCAGCGTGCCCTGGACGGCCTCGATCCCTTCCGGTTTGCCGCTCGGGGCGAGGTTGCAGACGACGAGGCGCGGGAGCTTCGTGCCCTCGTTTCCGATCTAGCGGCGCGGCTCGACGCCATGGACGCCTACTTGGCGCAGGGCGGGAATGCAGTTCGGTCCGCGCGTTTGATGCGCGAGGGCCAGCTACTGGCCATGGGAGCCCTTTTCGCAGAGATCGAGCGCATCGTCGACACCTACGATCTCGTCGTGCTTCGTCGCCCTGTCGCGATGCTCGGAACACGGTTGGATGTTCCGATCCTGCAGGTCGCCGCATTTGGCCGCGTGAAGGCCGGGAAATCTGAGCTTCTCAACCGGATTCTTGGTCAGCCCGTGCTTCCGGTCGGTGTCACGCCCATCACGGCGGTTCCCGTGCGCATCGTCTACGGAGCCTCGCCCATTGGCCAAGCGGAGTTTGCCGATGCGCTCATAGAGAGCTTCGACCTCGGGCGTATCGCCGAGTTCGTGAGCGCCCAACAAAATCTAGGCAATGCGCGCCATGCGACGTGTCTGGAGATCCGCCTGCCGGTTGATCTGCTCAGCGGGGACATTGCCCTTGTCGATATCCCCGGCGTGGATCACCCGGAAACCCTTTCGGGTGGGGACACCATGGCCAGCATCGAACGCTGCGACATCGGTCTCGTGTGCAGAGTTGTCCACGGCGGCGGCGTCGCTTGCGACGAACGCAAGCCGCGGTGGACAACTCGGGGCGCACCGGGGACTTCCATCTTATGCGGCCTGTTTTTCGGTCGGCAGGTTGGCAAAGTAGTGCGCATCCGGCGTGGCATCCTGCAAGCGTGA
- the hypE gene encoding hydrogenase expression/formation protein HypE, protein MNAPDSFPRRRSGKVVDDQITLSHGSGGKAMRDLIDDLFVRTFDNPMLATLEDQARIDLAELTAHGNRLAMTTDSYVVTPLFFPGGDIGKLAVAGTVNDLAVSGARPLYLTCGMILEEGLPIAELRRVVASMQATAVAAGVRIVTGDTKVVPRGGADKLFINTAGIGIIPHGIDIRADRARPGDVVLINGHIGDHGAAIVDARGELALESGVESDCQPLGGLIAAMLTACPDIHCMRDATRGGVATVLSEFAQASRCAIRLEEDALPIREAVRGVCEILGLDPLYLANEGKIVAIVAPEHAEAVLAAMRAHPAGRDSRAIGTVREAPKGTVVLATHFGGDRRVDMLFGDQLPRIC, encoded by the coding sequence ATGAACGCTCCAGACTCCTTCCCGCGCCGGCGCAGTGGCAAAGTCGTCGACGATCAAATCACCCTGTCACACGGCAGCGGCGGCAAGGCCATGCGCGACCTGATCGACGACCTGTTCGTGCGCACCTTCGACAACCCGATGCTCGCCACCCTCGAAGACCAGGCGCGCATCGACCTTGCCGAACTTACCGCGCACGGCAACCGGCTGGCGATGACCACCGACTCCTACGTTGTCACCCCGCTGTTCTTCCCCGGCGGCGACATCGGCAAGCTCGCCGTGGCCGGCACCGTCAACGACCTGGCCGTGAGCGGCGCGCGCCCGCTCTACCTCACCTGCGGCATGATCCTCGAGGAGGGGCTGCCCATCGCCGAGCTGCGCCGGGTGGTGGCCTCCATGCAGGCTACAGCGGTGGCGGCGGGAGTGCGCATCGTCACGGGCGACACCAAGGTGGTGCCACGCGGCGGCGCGGACAAGCTGTTCATCAACACGGCAGGCATCGGCATCATTCCCCACGGCATAGACATCCGCGCCGACCGTGCCCGACCCGGCGACGTGGTACTGATCAACGGCCACATCGGCGACCACGGCGCGGCCATCGTCGATGCCCGGGGCGAGCTGGCTCTGGAGAGCGGTGTGGAGTCGGATTGCCAGCCCCTGGGCGGGTTGATCGCCGCCATGCTCACCGCTTGCCCGGACATCCACTGCATGCGGGACGCCACCCGCGGCGGCGTGGCGACCGTGCTCAGCGAGTTCGCCCAAGCAAGTCGCTGCGCTATCCGTTTGGAAGAAGACGCCCTGCCCATTCGCGAAGCTGTGCGTGGAGTATGCGAGATCCTCGGGCTGGACCCGTTGTATCTCGCCAACGAAGGCAAGATCGTCGCCATCGTCGCACCCGAGCATGCCGAGGCGGTGTTAGCCGCGATGCGCGCCCATCCCGCCGGACGCGACAGCCGTGCCATCGGCACCGTGCGCGAGGCGCCGAAAGGTACCGTCGTGCTCGCCACGCATTTCGGCGGCGACCGCAGGGTGGACATGCTCTTCGGCGATCAGCTGCCGCGGATCTGTTGA
- the hypD gene encoding hydrogenase formation protein HypD, with the protein MQYVDEFRDPQKARALVHQIGVLLERIPAAHSRPLQIMEFCGGHTHTIFRYGLEQMLPEHIEMIHGPGCPVCVLPMGRVDDCIAIAQRPEVIFTTFGDAMRVPGSQKSLLQAKADGADVRMVYSPLDALDLARRNPDREVVFFALGFETTMPSTALTVQQAEREGLRNFSLFCNHITTVPTIKAILDSPDMQIDGFLAPGHVCMVVGEAPFAFVARDYHRPIVITGFEPLDILQSLWILIRQMAEGRCAVENQYARVVPAGGNPPGLQAISDVFELRAFFEWRGLGSIDHSGVRMRSKYAAFDAEHKFAVPNLRIADPKSCQCGEVLKGTIRPWECKVYGAPCSPETPLGALMVSSEGACAAYYNYGHQPRRVQPDARLAAHLDTAE; encoded by the coding sequence ATGCAGTACGTTGACGAATTCCGCGACCCGCAAAAGGCGCGCGCCCTGGTACACCAGATCGGCGTGCTGCTCGAGCGCATTCCCGCCGCGCACAGCCGCCCGCTGCAGATCATGGAATTCTGCGGCGGACACACCCACACCATCTTCCGCTACGGCCTTGAGCAGATGCTGCCCGAGCACATCGAGATGATCCACGGCCCGGGCTGCCCGGTGTGCGTGCTGCCGATGGGCAGGGTCGACGACTGCATCGCCATCGCCCAGCGCCCGGAGGTGATCTTCACCACCTTTGGCGACGCCATGCGCGTACCCGGCTCGCAGAAGAGCCTGCTGCAGGCCAAGGCCGACGGCGCCGACGTGCGCATGGTGTATTCCCCGTTGGACGCGCTGGACCTCGCCCGCCGCAACCCGGACCGCGAGGTGGTGTTCTTCGCTCTGGGTTTCGAGACCACCATGCCCAGCACCGCGCTCACCGTGCAGCAGGCCGAGCGCGAAGGTCTCCGTAATTTCTCACTGTTCTGCAACCACATCACCACGGTCCCGACCATCAAGGCCATCCTCGATTCGCCCGACATGCAGATCGACGGCTTTCTGGCACCCGGCCATGTCTGCATGGTGGTGGGCGAGGCGCCGTTTGCGTTTGTCGCGCGGGACTATCACCGCCCCATCGTGATCACTGGCTTCGAGCCACTGGACATTTTGCAGTCGCTGTGGATTCTGATCCGCCAGATGGCCGAGGGCCGCTGCGCGGTGGAGAACCAGTACGCCCGCGTGGTGCCCGCCGGCGGCAATCCGCCGGGGCTGCAGGCCATCAGCGACGTGTTCGAACTGCGCGCGTTCTTCGAATGGCGCGGCCTTGGATCGATCGACCATTCCGGCGTGCGCATGCGCAGCAAGTACGCCGCCTTCGATGCCGAGCACAAGTTCGCGGTGCCCAACCTGCGCATCGCCGATCCAAAGTCCTGCCAGTGCGGCGAGGTGCTCAAGGGCACCATCCGTCCCTGGGAGTGTAAGGTCTACGGCGCCCCCTGCTCACCCGAAACGCCACTGGGCGCGCTGATGGTGTCGTCCGAAGGCGCTTGCGCCGCCTATTACAACTATGGCCACCAGCCCCGCCGGGTGCAGCCCGACGCGCGCCTGGCCGCCCACTTAGACACTGCCGAATGA
- a CDS encoding SIS domain-containing protein, whose amino-acid sequence MDTPSALEGLYPFLHGHPKDATQEHAALLESVRRKSADSMAAKERFYRDHAEEVVACARALAAVYAGGGQMFAMGNGGSSCDAAHFCVEFQHPVTAGRPALPAMNLVMDMAMFSAVCNDIGVRHVFARQLEAHARSGDGLVGLSTSGNSDNLMQAFAKARDMGLRTIGFAGGDGGAMRRSGLLDHCLVVDTDSIHRVQEVHVSLYHILWDLTHTLLADQRGAIKDTDHAVR is encoded by the coding sequence ATGGACACGCCCTCTGCGCTCGAAGGCCTCTACCCCTTCCTCCACGGCCATCCCAAGGACGCCACGCAGGAACACGCGGCGCTGCTCGAATCGGTGCGGCGCAAGAGTGCGGACAGCATGGCCGCCAAGGAACGCTTCTACCGCGACCATGCCGAGGAGGTGGTGGCCTGCGCCCGCGCCCTGGCCGCCGTCTATGCCGGCGGCGGGCAGATGTTCGCCATGGGCAACGGCGGCTCCAGCTGCGACGCCGCACACTTTTGCGTGGAGTTCCAGCATCCCGTCACGGCGGGACGCCCGGCGCTGCCGGCGATGAATCTGGTGATGGACATGGCCATGTTCTCCGCAGTATGCAACGACATCGGCGTGCGCCACGTGTTCGCCCGCCAGCTCGAAGCGCATGCGCGCTCCGGTGACGGCCTGGTGGGGCTTTCCACCAGCGGCAACTCCGACAACCTGATGCAGGCCTTCGCCAAGGCGCGCGACATGGGGCTGCGCACCATCGGCTTCGCCGGCGGCGACGGCGGCGCGATGCGCCGCAGCGGCCTGCTCGACCACTGCCTGGTCGTCGACACCGACTCCATCCACCGCGTGCAGGAAGTGCACGTCTCGCTCTATCACATCCTCTGGGATCTGACCCACACCCTGCTGGCCGACCAGCGCGGCGCAATCAAGGACACCGACCATGCAGTACGTTGA
- a CDS encoding HypC/HybG/HupF family hydrogenase formation chaperone — MCLGIPGRIVDIVDANACLATVEVSGVRRQVNIACVVDADHPPASCVDDWVLVHVGFAMSRIDADEARKTLDLLAELGEMEAELDAMRQTSGA; from the coding sequence ATGTGTCTTGGAATTCCCGGCCGCATCGTCGACATCGTCGACGCCAACGCCTGCCTGGCGACAGTGGAAGTCTCCGGCGTGCGGCGCCAGGTCAACATCGCCTGCGTGGTCGACGCCGACCACCCGCCCGCGTCGTGCGTGGACGACTGGGTGCTGGTGCACGTGGGCTTCGCGATGAGCCGCATCGACGCCGACGAAGCCCGCAAGACTCTGGATCTGCTCGCCGAGCTCGGCGAGATGGAGGCCGAGCTCGACGCCATGCGCCAGACCTCGGGAGCCTGA
- the hypF gene encoding carbamoyltransferase HypF, translating to MGAAEFRVDTAPTAVQGRLLRVRGVVQGVGFRPMVWRVARALGLAGSVHNDADGVHIAAWGAPGALAALPARLRADCPPLARIEAIEVTPLPAGMPPEDFTIAASEGGRATTDVAPDAATCPDCLAEVNSPADRRWHHVFANCTHCGPRLSIVRAVPYDRANTAMAGFAMCPRCAAEYADPADRRFHAQPIACPDCGPTLWLEQGGERVAGDPIATAVDLLRAGRILAVKGVGSFHLVVDATNAGAVDALRVRKHRPHKPLALMARDLDMVRRYAAITPDDEHALLGPAAPVVLLEATSSLALPETIAPDTRLLGFMLPMSPLHHLLLASFDTPLVFTSGNASGKPPCIDNAEALDRLDDIADAFLLHDRPILNRLDDSVLRRIGGTLQPLRRSRGYAPGALPLPEGFGDAPAITAFGAELKNTACLLGVGRAILSQHFGDLGDASATADAACGLDRLSRLFDHQPAIVAVDLHPGYHATRRGRGLAARDGLRLAEVQHHHAHIAACMADHGHALDGPPILGLALDGLGLGDHGMLWGGELLRVDYTTSTRLASLRPAALPGGDAASRQPWRNLAAQLLALPAASELLARHADLPAMRHLHGKPLDTLARMVSTGTHAPLASSTGRLFDAVAAALGLHAEVQTFEGQAAMALESLATSSTDAGAYAFALTEVDGLLRLDPAPLWPELLADLQRHAAPGTVARRFLNGLAAAWAQAIASVAGSSAFAAVALSGGVFQNALFSQLLQDQLVNIDLPVWMHRRVPANDGGLALGQAVIAAARALQPNWSN from the coding sequence ATGGGCGCCGCAGAATTCCGCGTCGACACCGCGCCGACTGCCGTCCAGGGCCGGCTGCTGCGGGTACGCGGCGTCGTGCAGGGCGTGGGATTCCGGCCCATGGTGTGGCGGGTGGCCCGGGCGCTCGGCCTCGCCGGGAGCGTGCATAACGACGCGGACGGCGTGCACATCGCCGCCTGGGGCGCACCGGGCGCGCTCGCCGCGCTACCGGCTCGGCTGCGTGCGGACTGCCCACCGCTGGCACGCATCGAAGCCATCGAGGTCACGCCGCTGCCCGCCGGCATGCCGCCTGAGGACTTCACCATCGCCGCCAGCGAGGGCGGCCGTGCCACGACCGACGTCGCTCCGGACGCCGCTACCTGCCCAGACTGCTTGGCTGAGGTGAACAGTCCAGCCGACCGCCGCTGGCACCATGTGTTCGCCAACTGCACCCACTGCGGGCCGCGCCTGTCCATCGTGCGCGCTGTGCCCTACGACCGCGCCAACACCGCCATGGCCGGATTCGCCATGTGTCCGCGCTGCGCCGCCGAGTATGCCGACCCAGCCGACCGGCGCTTCCATGCTCAGCCTATTGCCTGCCCAGACTGCGGCCCGACCCTCTGGCTGGAGCAGGGTGGCGAGCGCGTCGCGGGCGACCCAATTGCGACGGCCGTCGATCTGCTACGCGCTGGACGCATCCTCGCGGTCAAGGGCGTCGGCAGCTTCCATCTGGTGGTCGATGCCACGAATGCCGGCGCGGTGGACGCGCTGCGTGTTCGTAAGCACCGCCCGCACAAGCCTCTGGCGCTGATGGCTCGCGATCTGGACATGGTGCGCCGCTACGCCGCGATCACGCCCGATGACGAACACGCCCTGTTAGGCCCTGCAGCGCCAGTCGTGCTGCTCGAGGCTACGAGCTCGCTCGCGTTGCCCGAGACCATCGCCCCCGATACCCGGCTGCTCGGCTTTATGCTGCCGATGAGCCCGCTGCATCACCTGCTTCTCGCCAGCTTCGACACTCCGCTGGTCTTCACCTCCGGCAATGCCTCGGGCAAGCCGCCGTGCATCGACAACGCCGAGGCCCTCGACCGTCTCGACGACATCGCTGACGCCTTCCTGCTGCACGACCGCCCCATCCTCAACCGCCTCGACGACTCGGTGTTGCGCCGCATCGGCGGTACGTTGCAACCGCTGCGACGTAGCCGCGGCTATGCCCCCGGCGCGTTGCCGCTTCCCGAAGGCTTCGGCGACGCACCGGCCATCACCGCGTTCGGCGCGGAACTGAAGAACACCGCCTGCCTGCTGGGCGTTGGCCGCGCCATCCTGTCCCAGCACTTCGGCGACCTCGGCGACGCCAGCGCGACAGCCGATGCGGCATGCGGGCTGGATCGCCTGTCCCGGCTGTTCGACCACCAGCCCGCCATCGTCGCGGTGGATCTGCACCCCGGCTACCACGCCACCCGCCGCGGCCGCGGACTGGCTGCGCGCGATGGCCTGCGCCTCGCCGAGGTGCAGCACCACCACGCCCATATCGCCGCCTGCATGGCCGACCATGGCCATGCACTGGATGGTCCGCCCATATTGGGCCTGGCCCTCGACGGTCTGGGCCTGGGCGACCACGGCATGCTTTGGGGCGGCGAGCTGCTGCGCGTGGACTACACTACCAGCACCCGTCTCGCCAGCCTGCGACCAGCCGCCTTGCCCGGCGGCGACGCCGCCAGCCGCCAGCCCTGGCGCAACCTTGCCGCGCAACTCCTGGCTCTTCCCGCTGCGTCCGAATTGCTCGCCCGCCACGCCGACCTGCCCGCAATGCGGCATCTGCACGGCAAACCACTCGACACTCTGGCCCGCATGGTTTCCACCGGCACCCACGCGCCGCTGGCCTCCTCCACCGGCCGGCTGTTCGATGCGGTGGCCGCCGCACTCGGCTTGCATGCGGAGGTACAGACCTTCGAAGGCCAGGCCGCGATGGCGCTCGAATCCCTGGCGACCTCGAGCACGGATGCCGGCGCCTATGCCTTCGCGCTGACCGAAGTCGACGGCCTGCTGCGCCTGGACCCGGCACCGCTGTGGCCCGAGCTGCTGGCAGATCTGCAGCGTCACGCCGCGCCGGGCACTGTGGCCCGCCGCTTCCTGAACGGCCTAGCCGCGGCTTGGGCGCAGGCCATCGCCAGCGTTGCAGGCAGCAGTGCCTTTGCCGCTGTCGCACTATCGGGCGGGGTATTCCAGAATGCGCTGTTCAGTCAACTTCTACAGGACCAATTGGTCAACATCGATCTCCCGGTGTGGATGCACCGGCGCGTGCCGGCCAACGATGGCGGCCTTGCTCTGGGGCAGGCGGTGATCGCCGCCGCCCGCGCTCTTCAACCGAATTGGAGCAACTGA
- a CDS encoding nickel-dependent hydrogenase large subunit, translating to MTRRIFGPFNRVEGDLEVQVEIADGAVSAAWVNSPLYRGFEQILHGKDPRDALVYTPRICGICSVSQSMAAAAALRAAMGVTEADNGALAANLVLACENLCDHLTHFYLFFMPDFARAEYADRPDFPATTARFKAQTGTASRDMLPARAAFLHLTGILAGKWPHSLALQPGGTTRAIEPQEKAQLRTIVALFRRFLETTLFADRLEQVSALDSAATLHTWARAHPQGDFAHFLRLSDALRLDQLGRGGGRFLSYGAYALQGSHLLARGTWDGASKPLDTNAITEDISHAWLHGQTGPMHPLHGCTLTSLDNPDAYTWCKAPRLDGAVMETGALARQMVDGNPLARDLAFKGSNVQARVVARLLELARVVPAMEQWVATLQPGAPFCNAAEMPDEADGTGLVEAARGSLGHWLRIRKGRILNYQIIAPTTWNFSPRDTAGTPGALEQALVGTPVGADGADSAAVQHVVRSFDPCMVCTVH from the coding sequence GTGACCCGACGCATCTTCGGCCCGTTCAACCGCGTCGAGGGCGACCTCGAGGTGCAGGTGGAGATCGCCGACGGCGCGGTATCCGCCGCCTGGGTCAACTCGCCGCTGTACCGCGGCTTCGAGCAGATCCTGCACGGCAAGGATCCGCGCGACGCCCTGGTCTATACCCCGCGCATCTGCGGCATCTGCTCGGTGTCGCAGTCGATGGCCGCCGCCGCCGCGCTGCGGGCCGCGATGGGCGTGACAGAGGCCGACAACGGTGCGCTGGCCGCCAACCTGGTGCTGGCCTGCGAGAACCTCTGCGACCACCTCACCCACTTCTACCTGTTCTTCATGCCGGACTTCGCCCGCGCTGAATACGCCGATCGTCCGGACTTTCCGGCCACCACCGCGCGCTTCAAGGCGCAGACCGGCACCGCCTCGCGCGACATGCTGCCCGCGCGCGCCGCCTTCCTGCATCTCACAGGCATCCTCGCCGGCAAGTGGCCGCACAGCCTGGCGCTGCAACCAGGCGGCACCACCCGCGCCATCGAACCGCAGGAAAAGGCGCAGCTGCGCACCATCGTCGCGCTGTTCCGCCGCTTTCTCGAAACCACCCTGTTCGCCGACCGGCTGGAGCAGGTGTCCGCACTCGATTCCGCCGCCACGCTGCACACTTGGGCGCGGGCCCATCCGCAAGGCGACTTCGCCCATTTCCTGCGACTGTCGGACGCGCTCCGCCTCGACCAGCTCGGCCGCGGCGGCGGCCGCTTCCTAAGCTACGGCGCCTATGCCCTGCAGGGCAGTCACTTGCTCGCGCGGGGCACCTGGGACGGCGCGTCCAAGCCGCTTGACACCAATGCCATCACCGAGGACATCTCCCACGCCTGGCTACATGGTCAGACAGGGCCGATGCATCCGCTCCACGGCTGCACCCTCACCAGCCTCGACAACCCGGATGCCTACACCTGGTGCAAGGCACCGCGGCTGGACGGTGCCGTGATGGAAACCGGCGCCCTCGCCCGCCAGATGGTCGACGGCAACCCGCTCGCCCGCGATCTCGCGTTCAAGGGCAGCAACGTGCAGGCCCGGGTGGTCGCCCGCCTGCTCGAACTCGCCCGCGTGGTACCCGCGATGGAACAGTGGGTCGCGACGCTCCAGCCTGGCGCACCGTTCTGCAACGCCGCCGAGATGCCAGACGAGGCGGACGGCACCGGCTTGGTGGAAGCCGCCCGCGGCAGCCTCGGCCACTGGCTGCGCATCCGCAAGGGGCGCATCCTGAACTACCAGATCATCGCCCCGACCACCTGGAACTTTTCGCCGCGCGACACCGCAGGCACTCCCGGTGCGCTGGAACAGGCGCTGGTGGGTACGCCCGTTGGGGCGGACGGCGCCGACAGCGCTGCCGTGCAGCACGTCGTGCGTTCATTTGATCCGTGCATGGTTTGCACCGTGCATTGA
- a CDS encoding HupU protein — MAERLSLLWLQSGGCGGCSMSLLNAEGPDLYTALDLAGIDLLWHPSLSEASNGEVVALLRAIIDGTRRLDILCLEGSVMHGPGGTGRFHMLAGTGRPLRDWLAELTERARYTVAVGSCAAFGGITAAGSNTAEATGLQYDSTRHGALLPAQWISPGGLPVVNVAGCPVHPGWVTDTLAQLALGELGDDTLDELARPRSYTDHLVHHGCARNEFYEFKASAEKPSDQGCMMEHMGCLGTQARADCNLRPWNGGGSCLKGGYACINCTAPRFEEPGRPFTETRKIGGIPVGLPSDMPKAWFVALASLSKAATPDRLRKNAVADHIKVRPSVKRSK, encoded by the coding sequence ATGGCTGAACGTCTGAGTCTGCTGTGGTTGCAATCCGGTGGCTGCGGCGGCTGCAGCATGTCGCTGCTCAATGCGGAAGGGCCGGACCTCTACACCGCACTCGACCTCGCGGGTATCGACCTGCTCTGGCATCCCTCGCTGAGCGAGGCCAGCAACGGCGAGGTCGTCGCCCTTCTGCGGGCCATCATCGATGGCACGCGGCGGCTGGACATCCTCTGCCTCGAAGGCTCGGTGATGCATGGCCCCGGCGGCACTGGTCGCTTCCACATGCTGGCCGGCACCGGCCGTCCGCTGCGCGACTGGCTGGCCGAACTCACCGAGAGGGCGCGCTACACCGTGGCTGTCGGCAGCTGCGCGGCCTTCGGCGGCATCACCGCCGCGGGCAGCAATACCGCCGAGGCCACCGGCCTGCAATACGACAGCACCCGTCACGGCGCGCTGCTGCCCGCGCAATGGATCTCACCCGGCGGCCTGCCGGTGGTCAACGTCGCCGGCTGCCCGGTGCATCCCGGTTGGGTGACCGACACGCTCGCCCAGCTCGCCCTGGGCGAACTCGGCGACGACACCCTGGACGAACTCGCCCGCCCGCGCAGCTATACCGACCATCTGGTGCATCACGGCTGCGCGCGCAACGAGTTCTACGAGTTCAAGGCCAGCGCCGAAAAGCCCTCCGACCAGGGCTGTATGATGGAACACATGGGCTGCCTCGGAACCCAGGCGCGGGCGGACTGCAACCTGCGGCCCTGGAATGGCGGCGGCTCCTGCCTCAAGGGCGGCTATGCCTGCATCAACTGCACCGCGCCGCGCTTCGAGGAGCCGGGCCGCCCCTTCACCGAAACGCGCAAGATCGGCGGCATCCCGGTCGGCCTACCCAGCGACATGCCCAAGGCCTGGTTCGTCGCGCTGGCCTCGCTCTCCAAGGCCGCCACACCCGACCGCCTACGCAAGAACGCGGTGGCCGACCACATCAAGGTGCGCCCCTCGGTCAAGCGGAGCAAGTGA